The genomic interval CGCCAGTCCTTTATGAGCTAAAACCATCGTGATCGCTGCTGTCAATGTCGTTTTTCCGTGATCAATGTGGCCGATCGTTCCCACGTTGACATGCGGTTTGTTCCGTTCAAATTTTTCCTTTGCCATCTTAACCTCCTGAGCTGGTTGCTTCAAAATAACTGAGCTCGCCTTTATAGCGGGCTATTATGTTTTTCGCAAAATTCGGGGGCACCTCATCATAATGACCAAACTGCATGGTGTTGGTAGCTCTCCCCTGCGCCCTGGAACGCAATTCCGTAGTATATCCGAATAATTCAGAGAGGGGCGCTACACCATCAATCACACTGGAGTTCTCACTCTTTTCCAGCTTGTCTATCTTTCCTCTGCGTGAATTAAGATCATTGATCACATCGCCGAGGTACTCTTCCGGGGTAATGATTTCAAGTTTCATGATTGGTTCCAGCAAGATAAAATCTCCCGAAAGCATGGCATTGTTAACAGCCTGTGTAGCTGCCATCTTAAAGGCAATCTCATTGGAGTCGGACTCGCTGTAATTAACACCCAGCAATTTCACGGTAGTGTCAATGACAGGAAATCCGGCCAGATTGCCTACCATTAAAGCATCCCTGCAGCCTTCTTCGATTGCACTCAGAAATTCTTCAGAAAGGTTGCCTGATGTAAGATTGGAATGGAAGATAAAACCAACGCCACGCTTGCTGGGCCAAAGCTCCACAGTCACTCCAGCGAAAAGTTTCTTGTTGCCGAGTTCCTTCTCAATCTGAGCCTCACCCTTTTGTCTGCTGACAATGGTCTCTTTATATGAAACCTGGGGTTTTCCCACATTCCCTTGAATTTTAAATTCCCGGAACAGCCTGTCCACAATAATTTCCAGATGCAGTTCACCCATTCCGCTGATCAATGTTTGTCCGCTCTCGGCATCGACGTATTTTTTGAAAGTCGGATCCTCATCACAGAATTTCTGGAGAGCCTCTTCAAGTCTCTGCTGCTCCTTCTGATTTTTGGCTTCAATAGCGACAGAAATCACTGGTTCCGGAAAGGCGATGGCCTCGTATGCGATCTTCCTGCCCTCAGTGCAGATCGTATGCCCTGTCTTACAGAACTTGGGTCCGATCAGCCCTACAATTTCACCTGAGTGGACTATTTTAAGTTCTTCCCTGTGATTGGCATGCATTTGAAGGATCTTGGCAATGCGCTCTTTTTTCCGGCTGTTGCAGTCGTAAATCATGGAACCGTTTTCAATTTTTCCTGAATAGATCCTGGTAAAAAGAAGTTTACCCATGTAAGGATCGGATACCACCTTGAAAACATACCCGCTGAAATCTTCATCGTCAGCGAGACGCCTGGAGGTTTTCTCCTCGTTCTTGGGGTTGATTCCATCGACTGTGCCGATGTCCTGTGGAGATGGGAGATAATCGATTACAGCATCGAGGAGCGGTTGCACACCCTTGTTCCTGAATGATGCCCCCCCGAAGACTGGGACGATTTTATGAGACAGGGTAAGTTTCCTGATCCCAAGTTTGAGATCCTCAACTGCAATTTCTCTGCCTTCAAGATAGGCTTCGGTCAGGCTTTCGACTTCACCGGCTACGACTTCCACGATCCGGTCACGATATTTTTCCACTGTTTCAGAGAGGTGCTCAGGCACTGGAGTCTCGCTCACAGCATGCCCATCATCTTCAGAAAACTGGAGCAGCTTTCGCTTCAGCAGGTCGATGACGCCCACGAACTGCTCATCTTCGAAATAAGGGTACTGCATAATTAGAGGATCAGTGCACAGCCGGGTTCTCATCGTATCTACAGCTCTCAGAAAATCGGCTCCAGTGCGGTCAAGTTTGTTGATAAAGGCGATCCTGGGTACTTTGTACTTGTTGGCCTGGCGCCAGACGGTTTCCGACTGCGGCTGGACTCCTGCCACACCGCAGAAGATCGCGATGGCTCCATCCAGCACCCTGAGTGATCTTTCGACTTCAGCGGTGAAATCAACATGTCCGGGTGTGTCAATGATGTTAATTTTAAAGGAATTCCAGATACAGGTGGTGACAGCTGAGGTGATCGTGATTCCCCGTTCCTGCTCCTGAATCATCCAGTCCATGGTGGCGGTTCCCTCGTCCACTTCGCCCATCCGGTAGATCTTTCCGGTGTAATAAAGAAAGCGTTCGGTGGTCGTGGTCTTTCCCGCATCGATGTGGGCCATGATCCCGATGTTCCTGACTTTCTCTATTGGGCAGTCGCGTCCCATGGTTCCCTCTTTACTCCTTAAAAGCGGAAGTGCGCAAACGCCTTGTTGGCTTCTGCCATTTTATGCGTATCTTCCTTCTTCTTGAAGGCAGTTCCTTCACCCTTGCTGGCGTCAAGCAATTCCTGCCCCAGTTTCTCCAGCATGCACTTGCCCTTTTTGGCGCGCGAGGCATTGATAATCCAGCGGACTGCCAGTCTGATCCTGCGGTATTCAGGTACTTCGATCGGAACCTGGTAGTTGGCTCCGCCGACGCGCCTGGATTTGACTTCGATCATGGGCATGACATTGTTCATAGCGATGTTGAAAACCTTCAACTTGTCTTCCGTTTCCTTGGTTTTCTCACAGGTATAGTCGATTGCGCCATACATGATCTTCTCTGCGATTGTCTTCTTGCCTTCCCACATCAGGCAGTTGATGAATTTTCCGACGATCGGGCTCTTGTAAAGCCTGTCACCAGGCATTTCTCTTTTTAAATGTAACTTTCTGCGTGGCATCTATATTCCTCCTTATGCCGCTTTCACCGGTTGCTTCTTAGGCCTCTTCGCTCCGTACTTGGAGCGACTCTGCATCCTGTCGGTAACTCCGGCGCAGTCAAGAGAGCCACGAATAATGTGATACCTTACTCCTGGAAGGTCCTTGACCCTTCCGCCTCTGATCATGACGATAGAGTTTTCCTGGAGATTGTGTCCCACACCGGGTATGTAGCACGTCACTTCAATCCCGTTGGTCAATCTGACCCTGGCGATCTTTCTGAGAGCAGAATTAGGCTTCTTGGGGGTCATGGTAGTGACCTTGACGCAGACGCCTCTTCTCTGCGGACTGCCCGACAAAGCCGGTGATTTCGACTTGTGGGCAAGGACTTCTCTTCCTTTTCTGACTAACTGGTTAATGGTCGGCACAAATACCCTCACTTTCCTTGATTTTTCTAACAAGTGTTCAAATTGTAGAGCCTGGTATGGCCGAGTGTCAAAGGTTTTTTTGCAATTCAGCCGGTACCGGTGACCAATTCCAACAGATTCAGAAAAAAAGTGGAGAAACCTCCTCCATGGAATTTCACTAAGGATGCCCTGCTTCATTCAGCGAAAAACAATTTTCAGATGCAAATTGTTTTTCGTCATTGTATACTGCTTCCATGCCAAACAAACCGGGACTTCCAAGGCTCTTCGGGCGTGAACGTGAACTCAGGGAGCTAGTGGAACTCTTCCCGACACAGAAAGTGATCATGATCGCCGGGTTGGCAGGGATCGGTAAGACCACTCTTTCACAGGTTTTTGCCGCTTCAGTCAACAAAATGGAAAAATACCGGGACAGGGTGCTGTATATCACCTGTAAAACCGGCTGGTCAGAAACAGACCTCTTCAGCGAAATACTCCGGATGGCCGGAGAACGTGGAGACGGGAAAAAATTTAGATCTTTGTCCGCTGCAGATGCGGCCAATCTTCTGGAAAAAAAATCCTTAGCCCTTTTTCTGGACGACTTCCATCTTGTGGAAAACGATGCCACCAGGGAACTGGTCCGGCTGGCCGAATCATTTGCAGACGGAAGGCTTGTGATTTCCACCAGGAAAAAGATCGAACTTCCTCCACTCGATCTGGTGAAAATTTTCCAAATTAAACTTGCCGGGCTTCCGGATTCAGATATTTTCCTGTTAATGGACAATCTTCTGAGATTTCATCATCTTCCGGATTTAGATCCGGACCAGAAAAGAAAAATATTCGAAATCACTGGTGGACATCCTTTTTCAGCCAAACTCCTGATCAGTCTTTTAATCTCAGGCGGATATTCCCTGGAATCTCTTCTGGAGGGCGATTTTTCGGAAAAACTGGAGCAATATCTGCTCTCGAAATTCTGGAATGGACTGAGTAAAAACGAACAGAAGACAGCAGAAACGATCTCTTTATTCAGGATTCCGGTCAAACCGGAGAAAATACTGCCACCCTGTGATGCGGAAAGTAAAAAATCCCTGGAAAAACTATTGAACAACTTTGTGCTGGAGCACAATCAACTGGGCCGGGTCTTCCTCCACGATCTGCTGAAGGAATTTATTGACAGACGTCTTTCAGAAACGGATAAGATTTCCCTGCACAAAAAAATCGCGGGGATCTATTTCGAAAATCCTCAGGCTGAAATTCAAGAATTAAAAGAGGCATATTATCATTATCAGGAGGCAGGTGCTCCGGAGAAATCGGTTGACGTGCTTTTAAGGCTTTGCAACGAACCAAGCCTGCTCGGTGCGGAAACGGAAAATTTTCTGCATCTGCTTGACCGGAATTTGAATGAAGGACTTGATAACCGCAAGCAGGAGCTGCTGCGATCCAAAATTGAGCTGCTGGTTTTTCAGAGGAAGTTCGACCTGGCAGAAGAATCGCTGGGACTGATTTCCGGCAAGACCGCCCGGAAATTCCTGAGAACTAAAGCCATCTTCGAAAAAGGGATGCTGCATAACGCCAGGACAGCTTTTGAGGATCTGCTGGAGGAAGTGCTGCCTGACAGGGAAAGATACGAAATTCTGCTGTCACTCGCTTCCTGCTGCAATACCCTGGGAGATTATGCAAAAGCTTCTGAATATTATCTGGAAATCCAATCAGATGAAGGCCCCACCCTCTCTCCACTGGAAAAAGCCAGATTCTTCGTCGAATATGGAGTATTCCTGTACTTCCGCGGCGATATCCGTCAGGCTCTCCATTTCGCCGCAACAGCTGAGGGGATTTACCGTGATTTCAATGTGCAGTATTTGCTTGCCCATGCTGTCTATACTCAAGCTCGATTTCTCACAGATCTTCAGGAGTATGAGAAGGCCTTGGAGTGCTTGAGAAGGTCCAGCATCATCAGGCTGGAAATAAAGGACTATCACGGTTACGCCTTTGACTGCAACGCCAGAGGAGATATCTTTTTTCTTCAGGG from Candidatus Wallbacteria bacterium carries:
- the rpsG gene encoding 30S ribosomal protein S7 gives rise to the protein MPRRKLHLKREMPGDRLYKSPIVGKFINCLMWEGKKTIAEKIMYGAIDYTCEKTKETEDKLKVFNIAMNNVMPMIEVKSRRVGGANYQVPIEVPEYRRIRLAVRWIINASRAKKGKCMLEKLGQELLDASKGEGTAFKKKEDTHKMAEANKAFAHFRF
- a CDS encoding AAA family ATPase, with product MPNKPGLPRLFGRERELRELVELFPTQKVIMIAGLAGIGKTTLSQVFAASVNKMEKYRDRVLYITCKTGWSETDLFSEILRMAGERGDGKKFRSLSAADAANLLEKKSLALFLDDFHLVENDATRELVRLAESFADGRLVISTRKKIELPPLDLVKIFQIKLAGLPDSDIFLLMDNLLRFHHLPDLDPDQKRKIFEITGGHPFSAKLLISLLISGGYSLESLLEGDFSEKLEQYLLSKFWNGLSKNEQKTAETISLFRIPVKPEKILPPCDAESKKSLEKLLNNFVLEHNQLGRVFLHDLLKEFIDRRLSETDKISLHKKIAGIYFENPQAEIQELKEAYYHYQEAGAPEKSVDVLLRLCNEPSLLGAETENFLHLLDRNLNEGLDNRKQELLRSKIELLVFQRKFDLAEESLGLISGKTARKFLRTKAIFEKGMLHNARTAFEDLLEEVLPDRERYEILLSLASCCNTLGDYAKASEYYLEIQSDEGPTLSPLEKARFFVEYGVFLYFRGDIRQALHFAATAEGIYRDFNVQYLLAHAVYTQARFLTDLQEYEKALECLRRSSIIRLEIKDYHGYAFDCNARGDIFFLQGKIQEAIREKQEGLSYGCRDSMGFIQGVIHNSLGDIYVHTGDWDDAEAHFQTSLEMLPKIDDPWRVTWARQNYAQFLLLRGKISEAAGLLDLVSEFAEISSQPKMLSILYYFKSVISGLQHLTSEKDRCYQKFLLNIARLPLPAQEKLMAELKWFADRISAENGDNLFTLLSREGCRTVKEPETLPFRSQKSKYEFFADFAKKELWIDGKEIAFFKKRVLVPLLFALASSPGTVLKPGVIFQKVWARKYDLEADGSTFRMTITRLRAILGDDERGRFIQLSPETGGYSFNSQCSFCVIYPANQNFPEEK
- the fusA gene encoding elongation factor G, producing the protein MGRDCPIEKVRNIGIMAHIDAGKTTTTERFLYYTGKIYRMGEVDEGTATMDWMIQEQERGITITSAVTTCIWNSFKINIIDTPGHVDFTAEVERSLRVLDGAIAIFCGVAGVQPQSETVWRQANKYKVPRIAFINKLDRTGADFLRAVDTMRTRLCTDPLIMQYPYFEDEQFVGVIDLLKRKLLQFSEDDGHAVSETPVPEHLSETVEKYRDRIVEVVAGEVESLTEAYLEGREIAVEDLKLGIRKLTLSHKIVPVFGGASFRNKGVQPLLDAVIDYLPSPQDIGTVDGINPKNEEKTSRRLADDEDFSGYVFKVVSDPYMGKLLFTRIYSGKIENGSMIYDCNSRKKERIAKILQMHANHREELKIVHSGEIVGLIGPKFCKTGHTICTEGRKIAYEAIAFPEPVISVAIEAKNQKEQQRLEEALQKFCDEDPTFKKYVDAESGQTLISGMGELHLEIIVDRLFREFKIQGNVGKPQVSYKETIVSRQKGEAQIEKELGNKKLFAGVTVELWPSKRGVGFIFHSNLTSGNLSEEFLSAIEEGCRDALMVGNLAGFPVIDTTVKLLGVNYSESDSNEIAFKMAATQAVNNAMLSGDFILLEPIMKLEIITPEEYLGDVINDLNSRRGKIDKLEKSENSSVIDGVAPLSELFGYTTELRSRAQGRATNTMQFGHYDEVPPNFAKNIIARYKGELSYFEATSSGG
- a CDS encoding GTP-binding protein is translated as MAKEKFERNKPHVNVGTIGHIDHGKTTLTAAITMVLAHKGLA
- the rpsL gene encoding 30S ribosomal protein S12 — protein: MPTINQLVRKGREVLAHKSKSPALSGSPQRRGVCVKVTTMTPKKPNSALRKIARVRLTNGIEVTCYIPGVGHNLQENSIVMIRGGRVKDLPGVRYHIIRGSLDCAGVTDRMQSRSKYGAKRPKKQPVKAA